One genomic window of Quercus lobata isolate SW786 chromosome 9, ValleyOak3.0 Primary Assembly, whole genome shotgun sequence includes the following:
- the LOC115961033 gene encoding ribosome maturation protein SBDS, whose translation MSRTLVQPVGQKRLTNVAVVRLKKHGTRFEIACYKNKVLSWRSGVEKDLDEVLQSHTVYSNVSKGILSKSKELLQAFGTDDQTQICLEILDKGELQVAGKERESQLSNQFRDIATIVMQKTFNTETQRPYTIGMIERLMRDIHFAVDPHSNSKKQALEVIHELQKHFPIKRSPMRLRIGVPEKDFASLLEKLNVWNASITSKDESGSHPSVICEVDPGLYRDCSEFVSSLQGRFEVLAYSVHVEEDTHVDHYDDYDDAPSGPSRLPKESADSVSQLSENLQKKTTISGGNGNAKVEGKQNKCSTCNAFFEDASGFRDHFKSDWHKHNVKRKTRQLPPLTEDECMADIEVEDLKSDLKDYSF comes from the exons ATGTCGCGGACGCTGGTGCAGCCGGTAGGGCAAAAGAGGCTTACCAACGTTGCAGTGGTCCGCCTCAAAAAGCACGGCACTCGCTTCGAGATCGCTTGCTACAAAAACAAGGTCCTCTCTTGGCGCTCTGGCGT AGAGAAAGACTTGGATGAAGTGTTGCAATCACACACCGTTTATTCTAATGTCTCCAAAGGAATTCTTTCCAAGTCCAAAGAATTGCTTCAAGCTTTTGGAACTGATGACCAGACTCAAATTTGCTTGGAG ATTTTGGATAAAGGAGAGCTTCAAGTGGCTGGGAAGGAGAGGGAATCTCAGTTGTCCAATCAGTTTCGCGATATCGCCACCATTGTTATGCAGAAGACTTTCAACACTGAAACTCAGCGTCCTTACACCATTGGCATGATTGAGCGGCTTATGCGCGATATCCATTTCGCTGTTGATCCTCATAGCAACTCTAAGAAGCag GCATTGGAAGTTATACACGAGCTTCAGAAGCACTTTCCAATAAAACGGTCACCAATGAGATTACGAATTGGTGTTCCGGAAAAGGATTTTGCCTCACTTCTGGAGAAACTGAATGTCTGGAATGCTAGCATCACCTCAAAAGATGAGTCTGGAAGTCATCCATCTGTT ATTTGTGAAGTGGATCCTGGTTTATATCGGGACTGTAGTGAATTTGTAAGCAGTTTGCAAGGAAGGTTTGAAGTCCTTGCTTACTCTGTGCATGTGGAGGAGGACACCCATGTGGATCATTATGATGATTATGATGATGCACCATCAGGCCCATCACGCCTACCCAAGGAATCTGCTGACTCTGTGTCCCAACTGAGcgaaaatttacaaaagaagaCTACTATCTCTGGCGGAAATGGGAATGCCAAGGTGGAGGGAAAGCAAAACAAGTGCAGCACATGCAATGCATTTTTCGAGGATGCCAGCGGATTCAGGGATCACTTTAAGAGTGATTGGCACAAGCATAACGTAAAGCGCAAGACAAGGCAACTCCCTCCCCTTACTGAAGATGAGTGCATGGCTGACATAGAAGTGGAGGACCTAAAGTCAGATTTAAAGGATTATTCATTTTAG